In a single window of the Elaeis guineensis isolate ETL-2024a chromosome 4, EG11, whole genome shotgun sequence genome:
- the LOC140857125 gene encoding NADH dehydrogenase [ubiquinone] 1 beta subcomplex subunit 10-B-like, with protein sequence MVRKAKVEFDERPPDDFDPSNPYGDPVAMLEYREHLVREKWIQIETAKIIRERLRWCYRIEGVNHLQKCRHLVQQYLDATRGVGWGKDARPPDLHGPKKDSE encoded by the exons ATGGTGCGGAAGGCGAAGGTAGAGTTCGATGAGAGGCCACCGGACGACTTCGATCCGAGCAACCCGTACGGGGATCCGGTGGCGATGCTGGAGTACAGGGAGCATCTGGTGAGGGAGAAGTGGATTCAGATCGAGACGGCCAAGATCATCCGCGAGCGCCTCCGCTGGTGCTACCGCATCGAGGGCGTCAACCACCTCCAGAAGTGCCGCCACCTCGTCCAGCAGTACCTCGATGCTACCCGCGGCGTCGGCTGGGGCAAGGACGCCCGCCCCCCCGATCTCCACG GTCCCAAGAAGGATTCTGAGTAG